The following proteins are encoded in a genomic region of Polyangiaceae bacterium:
- a CDS encoding FAD-dependent oxidoreductase: protein MAGWDCEADVVIVGSGAAALAAAVAVVNEGKTVLMYEAAAQPGGTTALSGGAFWIPNNALMRAAGRTDPREDAIKLMARLSYPSLYDPEAVNVGLPQRQYDLIAAYYDNASPIIELMTQLGALHPYIYPQFGFSPDPLSDPDYFSDLPENAAPYGRVLGNAPPNVVGWPGYMLTQGIIEWLENEGVTISTNSRVVSVVQKNSGEVVGVVIDHLGFTIRAKAKRGVIFATGGFAHSASKMIGLSRGPLFGTGSVPTTRGDFLDIAASLGASVDNLANAFYFQLAIERAAAQNGLVGLDGICWQAYGDSSIIVNKTGKRCQNEKLPYHVRGQTHFHTLGTDEPNLVQIMIWDDAVAQEPTPWPWRSLVPMPGPLPSHIITANTLGGLAAQIQARLDALRGQRFFAAGVVPNVQLDPNFVTNLQDTIARFNGFAASGVDLDFQRGATAFENAWQGPSRSVTANRTMYPMSAAGPYYAVLLGAGTLDTCGGPVTAVDGHVLRPNGAPIPGLFGAGNCVASPAGRGYWGAGGTIGPALVFGFLAGIGAANEPKHPA from the coding sequence ATGGCGGGATGGGATTGTGAAGCGGATGTCGTGATCGTTGGATCGGGTGCTGCTGCGCTCGCGGCCGCCGTGGCGGTCGTCAACGAGGGCAAGACGGTCTTGATGTACGAGGCTGCGGCGCAGCCTGGAGGGACGACGGCGCTGTCGGGCGGCGCGTTTTGGATTCCCAACAACGCTTTGATGCGTGCGGCGGGGCGTACCGACCCACGCGAAGACGCAATCAAGCTCATGGCGCGTCTGTCGTACCCATCGCTTTATGATCCGGAAGCGGTAAACGTCGGTTTGCCGCAGCGCCAGTACGATTTGATTGCGGCATATTACGACAATGCTTCGCCGATCATCGAGCTCATGACGCAGCTCGGGGCATTGCATCCGTACATCTATCCGCAATTCGGATTTTCCCCCGACCCTCTCTCGGATCCGGATTACTTCTCCGATCTGCCGGAAAACGCGGCGCCCTACGGGCGTGTTCTCGGCAATGCGCCGCCGAACGTGGTGGGCTGGCCGGGATACATGCTCACGCAGGGCATCATCGAATGGCTGGAGAATGAGGGCGTCACGATTAGCACGAACAGCCGTGTCGTATCGGTCGTGCAAAAGAACAGTGGTGAAGTGGTGGGGGTGGTGATCGACCATCTTGGATTCACGATCCGGGCCAAAGCCAAGCGCGGCGTCATCTTCGCGACGGGCGGTTTCGCGCATTCGGCGTCGAAGATGATTGGACTTTCGCGCGGACCGCTGTTTGGCACGGGCAGTGTGCCGACCACGCGTGGCGATTTTCTCGACATTGCCGCGTCGCTCGGGGCCTCCGTGGACAACCTTGCGAATGCATTCTACTTTCAGCTCGCCATCGAACGAGCTGCTGCGCAAAACGGGCTCGTGGGGCTCGATGGCATTTGCTGGCAGGCCTACGGCGATAGCAGCATCATCGTCAACAAGACCGGTAAGCGGTGCCAAAATGAAAAACTTCCGTATCACGTGCGTGGACAAACCCATTTCCACACGCTTGGAACGGACGAACCCAATCTCGTACAAATCATGATTTGGGACGACGCGGTTGCGCAGGAGCCCACGCCGTGGCCGTGGCGAAGCTTGGTGCCGATGCCGGGACCGCTGCCTTCGCACATCATTACGGCGAATACGCTGGGGGGCTTGGCTGCGCAAATTCAGGCGCGACTCGACGCGCTGCGCGGTCAACGCTTCTTTGCGGCGGGCGTCGTGCCGAACGTGCAGCTCGATCCGAATTTCGTGACGAACTTGCAGGACACGATTGCACGTTTCAATGGATTTGCAGCGTCCGGCGTGGATCTCGATTTCCAACGCGGCGCGACGGCATTCGAAAATGCTTGGCAAGGTCCGTCCCGAAGCGTCACTGCCAATCGTACGATGTATCCGATGTCGGCCGCGGGCCCCTATTATGCCGTATTGCTCGGCGCCGGGACGCTCGACACGTGCGGTGGTCCGGTCACCGCGGTGGACGGGCACGTGCTGCGCCCGAACGGCGCGCCGATTCCGGGGCTTTTTGGTGCAGGCAATTGCGTTGCATCGCCGGCGGGACGCGGCTATTGGGGCGCCGGCGGGACCATTGGCCCAGCACTCGTATTTGGTTTCCTTGCGGGCATCGGCGCGGCCAACGAGCCCAAGCATCCCGCGTAA